In Bernardetia sp., a single window of DNA contains:
- a CDS encoding CCA tRNA nucleotidyltransferase yields MKTKEQPAELKELLHQTSIFKWIQESADALGLETYVIGGFVRDFLLDRERETKDIDIVCIGSGITLAKHVAKSYGKAHGVFVKVSIFKRFGTAMITLQDEKTNQKVEVEFVGARKESYDFDSRKPTVEEGTLEDDQKRRDFTINALAVSLNAETYGKFLDPFDGFRDLSKKLIRTPLAPEQTFSDDPLRMMRAVRFASQLGFDIDADTFDALSTQKERIKIISQERITTELNKIILSNPPSYGFKLLFQCGLLEIIFSEMTDLYGVEYIDGKGHKDNFYHTLQVLDNVAQVSDDLWLRWAAILHDIAKPATKRFHKKAGWTFHGHEDKGARMTPYIFKKLRLPLDAKMRFVQKLVRLHLRPIALVKKTITDSAIRRLLFEAGDDTDSLMKLCRADITSKDHNRVQRYLQNFDRVEKRMAEVEEKDELRNFQPVIDGETIMQTFNLKPSAQVGKIKLAIREAILEGEIRNEYEEAFAFMLKEGEKLGLKKV; encoded by the coding sequence ATGAAAACTAAAGAACAACCAGCCGAACTGAAAGAATTACTACATCAGACCTCTATTTTTAAGTGGATACAAGAAAGTGCCGATGCTTTAGGGCTAGAAACCTATGTCATTGGTGGCTTTGTGCGTGATTTTTTATTGGATAGAGAAAGAGAAACTAAAGACATTGATATTGTCTGTATTGGAAGTGGAATTACGCTTGCCAAACACGTTGCCAAATCGTATGGAAAAGCGCACGGAGTTTTTGTGAAAGTTTCTATTTTCAAGCGTTTTGGAACGGCAATGATTACCCTACAAGATGAGAAAACCAACCAAAAAGTAGAGGTGGAGTTTGTAGGGGCAAGAAAAGAATCGTATGATTTTGATTCAAGAAAACCAACCGTAGAAGAAGGAACTTTAGAAGATGACCAAAAACGAAGAGATTTTACTATCAATGCGTTGGCTGTTAGTTTGAATGCAGAAACGTATGGGAAATTTTTAGACCCTTTTGATGGATTTAGAGACTTAAGTAAAAAACTTATCCGAACGCCACTTGCGCCAGAGCAGACTTTTTCTGATGACCCTTTGCGTATGATGCGTGCTGTACGTTTTGCCTCTCAACTTGGTTTTGACATTGATGCAGATACATTTGATGCACTTTCTACACAAAAAGAACGTATCAAAATTATTTCTCAAGAGAGAATTACGACTGAACTGAACAAAATTATTTTGTCAAATCCTCCTTCGTATGGATTTAAGTTACTTTTTCAATGTGGACTTTTAGAAATTATTTTTTCTGAAATGACAGATTTGTATGGTGTAGAATATATTGATGGAAAGGGACACAAAGATAATTTTTATCATACACTACAAGTTTTGGATAATGTAGCACAGGTTTCTGATGATTTGTGGTTGCGTTGGGCTGCCATTTTGCACGATATTGCCAAGCCAGCTACAAAGCGTTTTCATAAAAAAGCAGGGTGGACATTTCATGGGCACGAAGACAAAGGTGCAAGAATGACTCCTTATATTTTTAAAAAGTTGCGACTTCCTTTAGACGCTAAAATGCGTTTTGTACAAAAATTGGTGCGATTACATTTGCGTCCGATAGCTTTAGTTAAGAAAACCATTACAGATTCGGCTATTCGAAGATTACTTTTTGAAGCAGGAGATGATACAGATTCGCTTATGAAGCTCTGTCGTGCTGATATTACATCTAAAGACCATAACCGAGTACAGCGTTATCTTCAAAATTTTGATAGAGTAGAGAAGCGAATGGCAGAAGTAGAAGAGAAGGACGAGCTTCGTAATTTTCAGCCTGTCATTGATGGAGAAACTATTATGCAAACTTTCAATTTAAAACCTTCTGCTCAAGTTGGAAAAATAAAGTTGGCTATCAGAGAAGCTATTTTGGAAGGTGAAATTAGAAATGAATATGAAGAAGCATTTGCCTTTATGCTTAAAGAAGGTGAAAAGTTGGGTTTGAAAAAAGTTTAA
- a CDS encoding aminotransferase class V-fold PLP-dependent enzyme, which yields MPQNISFYPGPSKVYPQVRDWLEEAYQENILSIQHRSDTFMEMYENILQNLQEKHTIPKDYTIVFTSSATEAWHILNDNFSTTNTYHFYNGAFGKKWFDYRNANYPETTFGSEFEINEELNFDKENVFQQITQSKKSPNIICLCQNETANATQISPKVLSKVRKNRKDDFIFIDATSSWGGQHLNFQDADAWFASVQKCFGLPAGLGIMVLSPRLIDFYNYQRKQRNAVVDVFSRYNQLSFLVEKAKQFQTTYTPNVLNIYLLSKVMEFVPNISTTSQKIEKRATDLYSFFEENHFKVLIENKSVRSQTVLAIELNAPKLSFLKQKANQSNIILGNGYGKWKQNTFRIANFPQHTDKEFEILKEFLSKK from the coding sequence ATGCCCCAAAACATAAGTTTTTATCCTGGTCCTTCAAAAGTATATCCACAAGTTAGAGATTGGTTAGAGGAAGCCTATCAAGAAAATATTTTGAGTATTCAGCATCGTAGTGATACGTTTATGGAAATGTATGAGAATATTTTGCAAAATCTACAAGAAAAACATACTATTCCAAAAGATTATACTATTGTTTTTACCTCGTCGGCTACTGAAGCATGGCATATTTTGAATGATAATTTTTCAACAACAAATACTTACCATTTCTACAACGGAGCATTTGGAAAAAAGTGGTTTGACTACAGAAATGCAAATTATCCAGAAACTACTTTTGGAAGTGAGTTTGAAATTAATGAAGAACTGAATTTTGATAAAGAAAATGTTTTTCAACAAATCACACAAAGTAAAAAATCTCCTAATATAATTTGTCTTTGCCAAAACGAGACGGCAAATGCTACACAAATCTCTCCCAAAGTTTTATCGAAAGTTAGAAAAAATAGAAAAGACGACTTTATTTTTATAGATGCAACTTCATCGTGGGGAGGACAACATCTAAATTTTCAAGATGCTGATGCATGGTTTGCTTCCGTTCAGAAGTGTTTTGGATTGCCTGCTGGTTTGGGAATTATGGTACTTTCGCCACGTCTGATTGATTTTTATAATTACCAAAGAAAACAAAGAAATGCCGTTGTTGATGTTTTTAGCAGATATAACCAGCTTTCATTTTTGGTAGAAAAGGCAAAACAGTTTCAAACAACTTATACTCCCAATGTTTTAAATATTTATTTGCTTTCCAAAGTAATGGAGTTTGTCCCAAATATTTCTACTACGTCTCAAAAGATTGAGAAACGAGCAACTGATTTGTATAGTTTCTTTGAAGAAAATCATTTTAAAGTATTGATAGAAAATAAATCTGTTCGTTCTCAAACTGTTTTGGCAATCGAACTAAATGCACCAAAACTTAGTTTTTTGAAACAAAAAGCAAATCAGTCAAATATTATTTTGGGAAACGGCTATGGAAAATGGAAACAAAATACATTCAGAATTGCTAATTTTCCACAACATACAGACAAAGAATTTGAGATATTGAAAGAATTTTTATCTAAAAAATAA
- a CDS encoding T9SS type A sorting domain-containing protein: protein MKKITLFIILVCCIFGVSSISYGQFYPGGFGGNEMPFWLLPTQAYTVGTTSNNGDNVILWEDEAILVGGLNDATQGTVADQPNYNNTGVYGSASVLFDRTNTEWMGIADDNSINTSALNEKMMTMTFRTSNITHNVQFLYEEGGGTNGMAIYLLQDQLYVAIWNYGDATWGNVGGGSTLFSNNEYYRCFRATIVPNTDYLVTLLYDNFYTVTAGRGTFRAFLNGTQMTINDNIVRNSLPVATFASHGDDVGIGAINGGSKIFDVTNAAVANNNINATDLGGTYFQGRIGEITYYNSAKNTERKIVENYFSTKYQFALSADDMYPQNPTYRFNMIGIGRESASASLTNTDRVDANVQSSGGFFMANPATGGFLNTVGDYMFAAHNAGVGTSPDGTGQYSNRTWYVRFTNQGSDAGDIVLSFDATGLGVLPVCANNSTDYYIRDLANPTNRLGLGTGTLDPVTGLISFTIPANFFVGDKEITLGIDNVALAADETGLCNNGCDDDGDGLVDCYDNDCNGNAAVPDPACDDYFFGQVPPDCAISQPIVPDVNPVPEFETDLSFEVEQRGGVFVGDVVPDSWPNYPAADDNEHIEIVSKNPYNTPYTGGPRNGQPRSPNIYIFSGDNGSLIQQIPTPVTDKFSMLALADVDDDGNGDIFITGNDRRLYRYEFDPSLAYGASQAATGNEVAVSSSTGTLLVQTSEMTPALADFDQNGIPEVYVGNAIYNALTLQNLVPPNASLSAGIHPNDAQQAAFPVAYDIYRPGDPLPGGGSCGPECQGLELVTGNVIYAVDLLSGTLTPLTTAPANITDGRASIADVDNNGTVDIVTCGYDNTGTAAGAIFVWSPYTGNQIGTTFKLIDGGQVTTIGGRPNLANVDGDPQLEVIVGGRNRVYCIEIGATLTQKWNATIDETSDRTSGSTFDFNGDGNAEVIYSDEENLLVYNGETGALLSSSTSRSGTRSEYPLVADVDKDGFTELIVTAQDLNGPNDNAIGNVTVYGSGSDWVSSRIVWNQHTYFVTNIEDNLRVPSVQQNHAAVGYSAGVNGPLNSFIKQVSLFDQDNNSLTPTGDLRIISISGSVVSDGGNSGSVDYSNCEATGEILITAIVTNLGDATLPANTPITFFDGDPFTSAANVLAVLTLGQALAPGGAEITLTFSVPANGGNITVFALGNVDSNDPSVGLPQYDISDPSAVFDEGECDFTNNGQNADIGPCLLPVELISLYAENLSEKVVVHWATASELDNDYFLVERAGEDLQFKAIGKVKGKGSKNTRTDYLFNDYEPMLGTSYYRLKQVDFNGQWVNTKIVSVTRTTNNLPPALYPNPNKAGRELYMRGLVDASMIKQLRIVSVTGQEVVANIPVRTSVDGITVISLPKSLSKGIYILNVATDFGVENFKFVIE, encoded by the coding sequence ATGAAGAAAATTACATTATTTATTATTTTAGTCTGTTGCATTTTTGGAGTGAGTTCCATAAGCTATGGACAATTTTACCCTGGAGGTTTTGGAGGAAATGAAATGCCTTTTTGGCTTTTGCCAACACAGGCCTATACTGTCGGTACAACTAGCAATAACGGAGACAATGTCATTCTTTGGGAAGATGAGGCTATCCTTGTAGGAGGGCTCAATGATGCTACACAAGGTACAGTGGCAGATCAACCTAATTATAATAACACAGGAGTTTATGGCTCTGCTTCAGTATTATTTGATAGAACAAACACAGAGTGGATGGGAATTGCAGACGATAATTCAATCAACACTTCAGCTCTCAATGAGAAAATGATGACTATGACATTTCGTACCTCTAATATTACGCACAATGTCCAGTTTTTATACGAAGAAGGAGGAGGAACGAATGGAATGGCAATTTATTTATTACAAGATCAGTTGTATGTAGCTATTTGGAATTATGGAGATGCTACTTGGGGAAATGTAGGTGGAGGAAGTACTTTATTCTCTAATAATGAATACTATCGTTGTTTTAGAGCTACTATTGTTCCGAATACAGACTATTTGGTAACACTTCTCTATGATAATTTTTATACTGTTACAGCTGGAAGAGGCACGTTTAGAGCTTTCTTAAATGGAACTCAGATGACGATAAATGATAATATAGTAAGAAACTCACTTCCAGTAGCTACTTTTGCATCTCATGGCGATGATGTTGGTATTGGTGCTATAAATGGAGGTTCTAAAATATTTGATGTTACTAACGCTGCTGTTGCTAATAACAACATTAATGCAACAGACTTGGGAGGAACATATTTTCAAGGACGTATAGGAGAAATTACTTATTACAATAGTGCGAAAAATACAGAAAGAAAGATTGTAGAAAATTATTTCTCTACAAAATATCAGTTTGCCTTATCTGCTGATGATATGTATCCTCAAAATCCTACATACAGATTTAATATGATAGGAATTGGAAGAGAATCTGCTAGTGCATCACTCACCAATACAGACCGTGTAGATGCCAATGTACAAAGTAGTGGAGGTTTTTTTATGGCTAACCCTGCTACTGGAGGTTTTTTAAATACTGTAGGAGACTACATGTTTGCTGCACACAACGCAGGAGTAGGAACATCCCCTGATGGAACAGGACAGTACTCAAATAGAACTTGGTATGTTCGTTTTACCAATCAAGGAAGTGATGCAGGAGATATTGTACTCTCTTTTGATGCGACAGGGCTAGGTGTATTACCTGTTTGTGCAAATAATTCAACAGATTATTATATTCGTGATTTAGCAAATCCAACGAACAGATTAGGCTTAGGAACAGGAACTCTTGACCCTGTAACTGGTCTTATTTCATTTACTATTCCTGCTAACTTTTTTGTGGGAGATAAAGAAATTACATTAGGTATAGATAATGTCGCACTAGCAGCAGATGAAACAGGTCTTTGTAATAATGGTTGTGATGATGATGGTGATGGTTTGGTAGATTGTTATGACAATGATTGTAATGGTAATGCTGCTGTTCCAGACCCTGCTTGTGATGATTATTTCTTTGGGCAAGTACCACCAGACTGCGCAATTAGTCAGCCTATTGTGCCAGATGTAAACCCTGTTCCAGAGTTTGAAACCGACCTTAGTTTTGAAGTAGAGCAGCGTGGTGGTGTTTTTGTAGGAGATGTAGTACCAGATTCTTGGCCAAATTATCCTGCTGCAGATGATAATGAACATATAGAGATAGTTTCTAAAAATCCATATAACACACCTTACACTGGGGGACCTAGGAACGGACAACCACGTTCTCCCAATATTTATATTTTTTCTGGAGATAATGGCTCTTTAATTCAGCAAATTCCTACTCCTGTTACAGATAAATTTAGTATGTTAGCTTTAGCAGATGTGGATGATGATGGAAATGGAGATATATTTATTACAGGAAACGATAGAAGGCTTTATAGGTACGAGTTTGATCCTTCTCTTGCTTACGGTGCATCGCAAGCAGCTACTGGAAATGAAGTAGCTGTATCTTCTTCAACAGGTACTTTATTAGTTCAAACGAGTGAAATGACACCAGCTCTCGCTGACTTCGACCAAAATGGTATTCCAGAAGTCTATGTAGGAAATGCTATTTATAATGCTCTTACTCTTCAAAATTTAGTGCCTCCAAATGCTAGTTTAAGTGCTGGTATTCATCCTAATGATGCCCAACAAGCTGCTTTCCCAGTAGCATACGATATTTATCGCCCTGGAGACCCACTTCCAGGAGGAGGGTCGTGTGGACCTGAATGTCAAGGTTTAGAGCTTGTTACGGGCAATGTCATTTATGCAGTAGATTTACTTTCTGGAACACTTACTCCACTCACTACAGCTCCTGCTAATATTACAGATGGTAGAGCTAGTATTGCAGATGTTGATAATAATGGAACAGTAGATATTGTTACATGTGGCTATGATAATACAGGAACAGCTGCTGGAGCTATCTTTGTTTGGAGTCCTTACACAGGAAATCAAATAGGAACTACTTTCAAACTTATTGATGGTGGGCAGGTAACTACTATTGGAGGTCGTCCAAACCTTGCTAATGTAGATGGAGACCCACAACTAGAGGTTATTGTAGGAGGTAGAAATAGAGTATATTGTATAGAAATAGGTGCAACACTTACCCAAAAGTGGAATGCAACTATTGATGAGACTTCTGACCGAACCAGTGGCTCTACATTTGACTTTAATGGCGATGGAAATGCAGAGGTAATCTATAGCGATGAGGAGAATCTACTGGTTTATAATGGAGAAACAGGTGCATTGCTCTCTTCTAGTACGTCTCGTTCAGGTACTCGTAGCGAGTATCCATTAGTAGCTGATGTAGATAAAGATGGCTTTACAGAGCTTATTGTAACAGCACAAGACTTAAACGGACCTAATGATAATGCCATTGGTAATGTAACGGTGTATGGTTCTGGTTCTGACTGGGTTAGCTCTAGAATTGTATGGAATCAGCATACTTATTTTGTAACTAATATTGAAGATAATCTAAGAGTGCCTTCCGTTCAGCAAAATCACGCAGCAGTAGGGTACTCGGCTGGAGTAAACGGTCCTCTCAATTCATTTATCAAGCAAGTATCTTTGTTTGACCAAGATAATAACTCTCTTACTCCGACTGGAGACTTACGCATCATTTCTATTTCTGGAAGTGTAGTATCTGATGGAGGAAACTCAGGTAGTGTAGATTACTCTAACTGTGAGGCTACTGGAGAAATTCTTATTACAGCTATCGTAACCAATTTAGGTGATGCTACCTTGCCAGCTAATACTCCAATTACATTCTTCGATGGAGACCCTTTTACCAGTGCTGCCAATGTATTAGCAGTTCTTACCTTAGGGCAAGCCTTAGCTCCTGGGGGAGCAGAAATAACACTTACTTTTAGTGTACCTGCTAATGGAGGTAACATTACTGTATTCGCTTTAGGAAATGTTGATTCTAATGACCCTAGCGTAGGACTTCCACAATATGATATTTCAGACCCATCTGCTGTATTTGATGAAGGAGAGTGTGATTTTACAAACAATGGTCAGAATGCTGATATTGGTCCTTGCCTTTTACCAGTAGAGCTTATCTCTCTTTATGCAGAAAATTTATCTGAAAAAGTAGTAGTGCATTGGGCAACAGCAAGCGAGTTAGACAATGATTATTTCTTAGTAGAGCGTGCTGGAGAAGACTTGCAGTTTAAGGCTATTGGTAAAGTAAAGGGCAAAGGAAGTAAAAACACTCGTACAGATTATCTATTCAATGATTATGAACCGATGTTAGGAACTTCATATTATCGCCTAAAGCAAGTTGATTTCAATGGTCAATGGGTAAACACAAAAATTGTATCTGTTACACGCACTACAAATAACCTACCTCCTGCCTTATATCCAAATCCAAATAAAGCTGGAAGAGAACTCTATATGCGTGGTTTGGTAGATGCTTCTATGATAAAACAACTTCGTATTGTAAGTGTTACAGGTCAAGAAGTAGTGGCAAATATTCCTGTTCGTACTTCTGTAGATGGAATTACTGTAATTTCACTTCCAAAATCACTTTCAAAAGGAATCTATATTTTGAATGTAGCAACAGACTTTGGTGTAGAAAACTTTAAGTTTGTTATAGAATAA